Genomic segment of Populus nigra chromosome 6, ddPopNigr1.1, whole genome shotgun sequence:
TCACCTTACCTTTTTagcactttcttttttttaagctcaaATAACAGATACCAAGCCTcctgtttttttccttgcaaaacGTGTTTATGCTTTTGTCTATATAATGAATTGACCCTCTGGCCCTATCACATTCGGTTACAGTATAAGAATTATTGCGCGAATCAATGTGCCACATCTTGTTCATCATACCAAAGATCTTAATGTTTAAATCAAGGAAATGGTGATCGCAAAACCATTCACATCAAAGACATAATGGTGGGAAACGGATACTGAAATTAGAAACAAAGTCCGTCCATCATTCTCAGCTCATACGATATTTAAACTTagcttataaaaagtaaaacgaCAATCCCTACAAGACATCGAATGGACCCATGCTGCTATCTGTAAAGAGCCTGAGGAACTGCATGAGGAAAAAAATAGCAGACATTAGAATCAAGATAAAAGACCATGACAAAATGTGACTGAAAACAAAGCTAGGACTTTATTAAATTGAGGCGTGAAACCATTGACAGGAattgaatccaaaataaaaatgtttcttATGTTATCCGAGCCTGATTAGCAAGGGAATAAAATGAATCCAAAATAATAGCATGAGCTGAGCGCTATCAGAATCACACTAGATAACAGTGtcctaaaaaaaacatccatttttttaaatgagattaAAATGCTACTGGAAAGTGATTATTACACAACAAAAGAATGTTGGTAGACTCAGGTGATCAACTGAAGAAAATAACTAGAACGCTTTGATCATATTATATTAATGCACATACAAGTAAAATGCCAGCACTTTCAATCCATCTATAAGGCTGCACAGTAAAACCATGTATAAGATTACACACCGCAGCAATTCTATAGAATAAAAGCACATTTGACAGATTCAGTGGATGATAATGGCCCCTGGTATTGCCATTTTAACCCACTCCGTTCGCTGAAAAATGGAATTCCAACAAAGTACTGAAACATTAGCATCCATCACCAAAAACACAAACGGATACATTATGAGAAAATCATTATTCAAGAATCAAATGTAACCATATACAATTCTCAAAATCATTCCCCACGAAGTAATCCCCCACCACGAAGCAACCAAAGTGTTACTTGGTAAGTTATCCCGTCAAACTTCTAAATTAGACTCTTGATCTCGAGAGGCAggcaaaattcaaataaatacacaataaaacaaaacatgtcATTGAGCTTAACACGTTCAAAGAGGAAAGTAATGATGATTGGCACATTCGAAGAGGAAAGTAATGATGACATAAAGTTAACTGTACCTCAAATGTTGCTGGGATACATGAAAACTCTTACACGACAtccctaaaaaacaaaaaacaaacgcAAAATCAATACACAAAAATCCAAATACCCAGAAAGGATGACATATCAATCACAACAgctattttttaacaataccaTGGACTTTGGAGGCAAGTTGGACTTGAACTTAGCTCTGACAACACCACTGTTTCCATGAGGCCTTGTGACCTTGCCCCAAATGCAGCGATAGTGGGTCCCATCCCTCTTCACCTTGGCCTTGTATATGTATGCCATGCGCTTACCAGCATACCATGCAACTTCTTCCTTGGTGTTGACTCCCTCAATCTGGATCAGAGATGTGTTTGGGTATTGGTTGGACTTCGACCTAACCaccaaaataacattttaatctCCAGATAAATccacataacaaaaacaaaatcctaaGTTCCATTTCCTGTGACAAACAATATTCATTTACTGAAACTCGCACAAAAAATTCCAACCAGTCTATCATATTCTTTTCCCTGATTTgtcaatcaattaaaattgcTGGAAATTCGGATATAGTTCGTTTCCATAAACAAATGCAAGCTAAAACCGCAAATCTTGAACTGTCatcgataaaaaaatatgttttcttttgcttatcTTTTGAACAAAGATCAAAGCGTTTTCTAGAAACTAGCAAATGCCAACTTTTACTATAACTATGAAATCCAGTgacaatatttcaattaacataaCAGCTTCTAAATAAACAAACCCCCTGATCTAAATAaccttaatttctttcttttcttattcaaattTCTCGGAGAAATCATAAAgacatacaaattaaaattacagaGAGTATAAAAGCCAAGCTCCAAACTATAGTTATTACCTCTTATAGCCCAAGATTGTTCCTCTGACATAAAGCCTAAAAAACGAACAGCACATAGAGAATGAGAGAGATAAACATTAAAGCAATCATTTATTAGCTTCAATCTACAATTTCttaattaaacaacaaaaaattgattcttttttttgttcaaaacattaaagcaagtataaaaaaatatatgtctgTATAAATCGCAGACCTGACTCGCTCTCCTTGGCGTCCCTTCACCATATTCAAACTCTGAGGCCAAGagctctctcttcctctctcgcTAAAAGTGGCTTATACTATGAAGCTGCGAGATGGAAACGTAAAACCCTAATTGCTGCTGTTTCTATAAAAGCGTAAACCTTTAGTTGGGCCTTTAGAGTTTAGACCCATATTGAAACATTAATTCAGGAAATAGCTCTTTGGGCTTATCATGTCAGCTTTTATGGTGGGCTACGATTACCTTTTTCGTTGGcccataaaattataattcacgtttTTTAAGAGAACGTCGAAGGCATTTTTGCGAATGAGGTGATTGGGTGAAATAATATAAAGACATTTTATGCATTGGAATACATGTGAGAACTTTTGATGGGGATGGGGATggtgcttcttctttttttgagaaaaaaatgatttattttcaaatagtaAGTTTATTGCAAGTCACCATTACAAATTTACAATATAAGTTTACAGGAGTATGAAACTCAAAGGCCCAGCAGGAAAGGCTTCGGTCTTCATTGCCGATGAGATCTGACGTGTTTGAAATTTGAAGCTGTAGATTTCAAGGATTGAAGGCAGAAGTTTCAGAGTTCCTAGCAGAGCTTTCCCTCAATGCAGTATCCTACCGAACTTGTTGGTTTCAGCTGCTGGAGATTGTGGAAGGCTAGAAATTATGCGGTCTTCGGTGACAGGAACTGGACTGTTGGACAAATATTGGAGCAGGCTCCACACCAGTATGATGACTATGTTAAAAGTCTTGGTCTCTCTGGCTCTGAAAACATTTAAGATACTAACACACACGAAGGTAATATCCCTTCTTGGAAGCCTCCTGAGATGAATGTTATCAAGCTCAATCTTGAAGGGGCTTGTACTAAAACCGCTGGTACTGGAATTATTGGAGTTATTGGAAAGAATTACTGAGGTGAGGTAGTTGCTGTTCTTGGATGTTTTTGCTCACACGGTCATGACCCTCGAGTTTATGAAGCTTTGGCACTGAGAGAAGCTATCAGAGTTGGTGCTGAAAGGGGTTATAATCAAGTTATAATTGAGGGTGATGACAAAACACTCATTGATGCTCTGTCCAGGATTATATGGAAGGACTCGTGTGTTCACTTGATTTTGTTGGATACTTTACGGTTAGCTAGAGGTTT
This window contains:
- the LOC133696170 gene encoding large ribosomal subunit protein eL33w-like, with the translated sequence MVKGRQGERVRLYVRGTILGYKRSKSNQYPNTSLIQIEGVNTKEEVAWYAGKRMAYIYKAKVKRDGTHYRCIWGKVTRPHGNSGVVRAKFKSNLPPKSMGCRVRVFMYPSNI